GTCCGGGTCGTTGATCAGGCCCTTCCAGCCGATGGTGGTGCGCGGCTTCTCGAAGTACACGCGCATCACGATCTTGACGGTGTCGTCGAGTTCGTCTGCCACCTTGACCAGCCGGCTCGCGTAGTCGAGCGCGGCCGCCGGATCGTGCACCGAGCACGGGCCCACCACAACCAGCAGACGATCGTCGCGGCCGGCGAGGATATCGGCGACCTCCTCGCGGTCGGCGGCCACCCGCTCAGCGCGGCGGGCACCGAGCGGGAACTCGGTGAGCACGTCGTGCGGGCTGGGAATCGCGCTGAAACTGCGGATACGCCGGTCCGACGTCGCGGGCGGGTTGGCGATCTGCGCCAGATTCATGGTGGGGTGCCTTCCTGGTGGTGGGCACCTGCTGAGTCCGGCGCCCTTTTACGACGAAAGGCAGCGACCGATGGTCAGCTGCCTTGGGCTCCGGGTGGATGCGTGCTTGATGCTGCGCTTTATCGGCTCCGCCCGGAGCCTAGATAAAGCGCCAATACGAGGCGCGCACACCGATAGTCACGCGGCCAGAGTACACGACGATCGCAATGACCCGAAATCGCCCCCGGCCAACCGGATGTCACAAGTCCGCATTGTGAGCGGGTTACGATCCGCAGCATGCCCCTGAGTGCCCGCATGCCCGAGTTGGCTGCGTTCGACGTTCTGCTGGCGATCGCCCGCACCGGCAGCCTGGGTGCCGCGGGCCGCGAGCTGGGTCTCACGCAGCAGGCGGTGTCGGCGCGGCTCGCGTCGATCGAGGCGCAGACCGGGGTGCGCCTGGTGCAGCGCAGCAGCCGGGGTTCGGCGCTCACGCCGGCCGGTGTGGTGGTCGCCGAGTGGGCCGATCAACTGCTCGAGGTCGCGCACCGCGTCGACGCCGGGCTGGCCGCGTTGCGCAGCGAGAGCCACACGCGCTTGACCGTGGCGGCCAGCCTGACCATCGCCGAGCAGCTCATGCCGCGATGGCTGGTCTCGCTACACGCCGATGCCCGTCGACGTGGGGCTGCGGCTCCCGAGGTGATCCTGACGGCGGCGAACAGCGAGGAGGTGATCGCCGCGGTGCGCGACGGCTCCGCCGAGCTGGGCTTCATCGAATCACCGGGTACACCAAGAGGTTTGCATACCCGGGTGGTTGCCCGTGACGAGTTGATCGTGGTGGTGCCGCCCGGGCACAAGTGGGCCCGCCGGTCGACGCCGATCGGACCGGCCGAACTCAACGACACACCCCTGGTGTCGCGGGAGGCCGGCTCCGGCACCCGCGAAGCCCTGAGCACCGCGCTGCGTCGGGCACTCGGCGACACGACGCAGGCCGCGCCCGCGATCGAACTGTCCTCGGCGGCGGCGATGCGGGCGGCCGTCGCGGCGGGCGCCGGACCTGCGGTGATGAGCCGGCTGGCGGTCGAGGACGACCTGACCCTGGGCCGGCTGCGCGCGGTCCCGGTGGCCGGGCTGGATCTGCGTCGCGATCTGCGGGCCGTCTGGTCGGGCACCCGCACGCCGCCCGCCGGCGCGGTGCGCGACCTGCTCGGCCACATCGCCGCGGCCCGCTGAACGGCTCAGCCCGCCAGCAACCGCCCGGATGCCACACCGCGCACCGTGTGCACGGCGACGGTGACCCACGCCACCAGCAACGCGACGTAGAGCAGCACGGCAAGGCCCGAGAACACCACCGCCCCGGTCGCGGCCCCCAGCGCCGACGCACCGGTCACGCACGTGCCGACGGGGAACGTGAAACTCCACCACGTCAGCGTGAACGACAACCCGCGCCGCGCGGCGTGCACCGTCAACGCGGCCGCCACGCAGAACACAAAGGCCCCGAACCCGCCCACCACCACCCCGTACACGATCCCGAACGCGTGGAGTGCGCTCACCACGGAGGTATCGGTGACCACTGATGAGGCGTGGGCGGCAAGAAGATTCGTCGCGGTGATCGACTGACCGATGACACCCAGCACGATCCAGACGGTCGGGATGGCCTGCACCTCGGGCAGACCGCCGTGCATCAACCGCGAGTAGACCATCGTCACGGTCACGAACCCCACCAGCAGGCTGAGCCCGAACATCGCGTAACACGCCATGAGCAGCGTCTCCGCCGCCTGCCCGGGGCCGAGATGACCGAGCAGCAATGCCCCGGTGGACGCGGAGACCATCGGCGGCACCACCGGCATCATCCAGGCGGGCACCGCCGCCACTCCTCGACCGCACCGGGTGATCATCCGGTACGGGATCACCACGGCCACAGCGAGTCCGAGACCGGTGCCGGCCACCCACAGCGCCACGCCGAGCCGAACGGCGGCAGACTCGCCGATCACCGCGGGGCCGAGGAGTAGTGATCCAGCGCCGACGGTCAGCAGCGCCATCGCCGGGGCGCCGTAGAACTGGGCCATGACAGGGTGATTCGCATAGCCCACGGCATGGTGGCGGTGCCGCAGCCAGTGCGTCGTGAACGCGGCAGTGAGCGCCACCAGCAGGGCCGCGGCCAGGATCCAGACCGCGGTGGCGAAGGCGCGCAGACCGGATGCCTGCACGGGCAGGGTCACCGCGGCCGTCGCGACGATGCCGGTGCCCATCACCGAGGCGAACCAGTTGGGGGTGATGTGGGCGAACATCGAAGCGCGGCGCGGTGGTTGGGCACACCACGCGAGGTGGAACGGGCGTGGTGCGGTGTCGAAAGCGGTGTCGGGGTCGAGGCTGATGTCGATGCTCACCTCACCGATGCTGCCGAAGCCCGGTGCCTCGCGGTAGGCACCACGTGATTGTGGGGCCACAACGTCGCTTTGTGACCGATCAGACGTAGCGGTTGCGACCCGCGAGGGCTCCGGCCCCCATCTGCACGAGGTAGACCGCCAGCACCATGACCCAAGGCGCCGTCCAGCCGCCCGTCGCGTCGTGCAGCAGGCCGAACGCGAACGGACCGAGCCCGGCCAGCAGGTAGCCGAACCCCTGCGCCATGCCCGAGAGCTTCGCGGTGTCGTCGGCAGTGCGCGCCCGCAGCGCGATCACGGTCAGCGCCAACGAGAACACGCTCATCCCGAGACCCACCAACACCGTCCACAGCAGCGGCGCGGCACCCGGATCGACCAGCAGCCCGATCATCCCGGCGAAACCCACCACGCCGAGCCCGACGATCCACCCGGTCTGACCGGACTGGCGTGCGGCCAGCGGCGCGACGACGAGGCTGATGGGAACCGCCAGCAGCGACGCCAGGCCGACCAGCAGACCGGCGTCGGTCTTCTCGACGCCACTGTCGATGAAGACCTCGGGCAGCCAGCCCATCACGATGTAGGCCAGGAACGACTGGCAGCCGAAGAACAACGTCACCGTCCACGCCAGCGGGTTGCGAAGCAGGGATCGGCCTTTCCCGGACGCGGTGGGCGCTGCGGTGCGGGCACCGTGGATGCTGCGCGCGCCCACCAGCCACATCGCGAGGGCGACAAGCGCCAGAACCGCCCAACTGCCGAGAGCTTCGCGCCAACCGCCGAGCATGTCCTGCAGCGGTGCGGTCGCCGCCGACCCCAGCGCTCCACCGCCCTGCAGGGCCGCGGTGTAGATGCCCGTCATCAACCCGATACGTGCCGGGAACGAGCCCTTGATGACCACCGGGATCAGAACGTTCGCAAGCGCGATTCCGCCGGTCGCGATCAACGTGCCGGCGAGCACCACGAGAGCACCGTCGAGCACCCGCACCAGCAGGCCGACGGTCAGGACACTCAGGGCCAGCGAGATCGCCCACCCCAAACCGAGTTTGCGCGCGAGCCACGGCGCGGTGAGGCCGGCGGCGGCGAAACACAACCCGGGCATCGTGGTGAGCACACCGGCCCACACCCCTGAAGCCCCCAGCGCGGTGCGCATGTCCCCCAGCAGGGGGCCGACGCTGGTGATCGCGGGCCGCAGGTTGAGCGCCGTCAACACCACGGCGACGGCCAGCAGCACACCGCCTGCGGCCATCACGGGTGCACGGAACTCCGCGGCACCGTCGATCTCGAGCTCCAGATCGTGCTCATAGCTGTCGAGGGAGTCTCTGGGCACGTTCCGGTTCACTCGGCTAGGGTCCCATACATCCCATGATTGGATGAAAGGGGTTGTCTGTGCCGCTCGCCACCACCCGCCGGACGGGACTGGTCGATCAGGTGATCGAGCAGTTGCGCGCCTCGGTCAGTTCCGGGGAATGGCCCATCGGCACGAAGATCCCCACCGAGCCCGAGCTTGCCGAAGCGCTCGGGGTGGGCCGCAACACACTTCGCGAGGCGGTCCGCGCGCTCGCCCACGGCGGCATCCTTGAGGTACGCCAGGGCGACGGCACCTATGTGCGGGCCACCAGCGAGGTCTCCGGCGCGCTGAGCCGCCTGTGCGGCTCGGAACTGCGCGAGGTGCTGCAGGTGCGGCGCTGCCTGGAGGTAGAGGGCGCGCGGCTGGCCGCCACCGCCCGCACCGACGCCGACCTGGCCGAGCTGCGCACGTTCCTCGAGCGCACCGAGACGTCGGATCACGCCGACTTCGTGCGCAGCGACACCGCGTTCCACCTCGCCGTGGTGCGGGCGTCGCACAACGGCGTGCTCATCGAGCTCTACCGCGGCCTCATCGAGGCGATCTCCGCCAGCGTCGCCACCACCAGCGCCACACCCGACGGCATGTTCAGCCACCGCGGACTGGTCGAGGCGATCGCCGCGGGCGACGTCGAGCGCGCCGGGCGCGAGGCCGGTGAGTTCCTCGACGCGCTGCTGGCCGGGATGCCCGCGCAGAGCGACTGAGTCAGAACGGGGCGTCCTCGCCCTTGGACCGGTTGAGCGGCAACCGCAGCAGCAGACGCGCCCCGCCAAGCGGACTCTCTTCCAAAGCGGCTGTGCCGCCGTGCAATTCGGCTTGCTGCGCGACCAGCGCCAGCCCGAGCCCCGACCCTGAACGCGAGGCCGTCGAACCACGCGCAAACCGTTCGAACACCTCCGCGCGCTCGGCCTCCGGTACGCCGGATCCGTTGTCGTCGACCGCGATCTCGACATCGTCGGCCGAACTGACCGCGCTGAGCCGGATCTCGGTGGCGCCACCGTGTTTGACCGCGTTGGCGATGGCATTGTCGATCACCAGGCGCAGGCCCGCGGGCATGCCGAGCATGAGCACCGTCGGGGACGGCATGAGCGTGGCCTTCAGGCCGGGATACGTGTGCTGCGCGTCGTGGGCGGCGCGGTCGAGCAGTTCGGTGACGTCCATCGGGACGAAGTCCTCGACGGTGGTCAGCTCACCTTGCGCGAGGCGCTCGAGCGCGGTGAGCGTGGCCTCGATCCGGCTCTGGGTCCGCATGACGTCACCGATCACCTCTTGCCGCTGCTCGGGTGTCATGTCCAGCGTCGAGAGCACTTCCAGATTGGTCCGCATGGCCGTCAGCGGCGTCCGCAGTTCATGCGAGGCGACCGCGGCGAAGTCACGGGCGGACTCCAGGGCGGCCTTGGTGCGCTCCTGCTCGCTGCCGATGCGGGCCAGCATTCCCTCGACGGCCTCGGCGATCTCGACGGCCTCACGGACGCCGCGCACCTTCACCTCTTCGGGGTTGGACTGCGCGTTGATCGCCCGCGCCTGCTGCGCCAGCAGGCGGAACGGGTTGATCATCACCAGTGAGATCACCCAGCCGACCACCACGGTGCCGGCGACGACACCCGCACAGATCAGCACCACACGCAGATGCAGTTCGTCGATACGGCGTTGCGTCTCCGCCAGCGGCGCGCCGAGCGCGATCGTCGCCGGACCCGCCGTGAACGTGCGGACGCGGTATTCGACACCGTCGATCGTGGTGTTGGCGTAGCCGTTCTCCAGGTGCGGCAGCACGATGTCGCTGGGCACCGACACGGTGACGCCGCCGATGTACGCGGTGCGCACCAGTCCGCCGTCGTCGGGACCCACGTCGTCGGCGTCGGCCTGGCGGGTGCTGTTGAGCAGCGTGCTGACGTCGCCGAGGCTGCTGAGCGAATCGAGGCGCCGGTCCAGCTGGCTGTACTGATCGTTGGTGACGCCGATCCAGACCCAGGTGCCGAGGGTCAACACCAGTACCACCACTGACAGCGCGGCGACGATGACGATCGTGCGCAACGACAACACCCGCATGACCGGCCGCGCCACGGGCCGGAGCAGGTGGATCACGCGCTCTTCGAAAGTCACGGCGCTATCTTGCCCGATCCGCTCATCGGCCTTGCGGCCCAGACCACCGAAATCGTCAACCCACGGTTGACGCATAGCGATCGTCAACCTAGAGTTGACGCCATGGTCGAACCCGCCAAGATCACCCACCCCGTCAGCCTCGACGACCTCATCGCGGCCATCAAGCACGCGCACGACGAGCCGCTCGAACAACTCACGGACGCCGTCATCGCCGCCGA
This genomic window from Mycolicibacterium goodii contains:
- a CDS encoding LysR family transcriptional regulator; protein product: MPLSARMPELAAFDVLLAIARTGSLGAAGRELGLTQQAVSARLASIEAQTGVRLVQRSSRGSALTPAGVVVAEWADQLLEVAHRVDAGLAALRSESHTRLTVAASLTIAEQLMPRWLVSLHADARRRGAAAPEVILTAANSEEVIAAVRDGSAELGFIESPGTPRGLHTRVVARDELIVVVPPGHKWARRSTPIGPAELNDTPLVSREAGSGTREALSTALRRALGDTTQAAPAIELSSAAAMRAAVAAGAGPAVMSRLAVEDDLTLGRLRAVPVAGLDLRRDLRAVWSGTRTPPAGAVRDLLGHIAAAR
- a CDS encoding TDT family transporter, with amino-acid sequence MAPQSRGAYREAPGFGSIGEVSIDISLDPDTAFDTAPRPFHLAWCAQPPRRASMFAHITPNWFASVMGTGIVATAAVTLPVQASGLRAFATAVWILAAALLVALTAAFTTHWLRHRHHAVGYANHPVMAQFYGAPAMALLTVGAGSLLLGPAVIGESAAVRLGVALWVAGTGLGLAVAVVIPYRMITRCGRGVAAVPAWMMPVVPPMVSASTGALLLGHLGPGQAAETLLMACYAMFGLSLLVGFVTVTMVYSRLMHGGLPEVQAIPTVWIVLGVIGQSITATNLLAAHASSVVTDTSVVSALHAFGIVYGVVVGGFGAFVFCVAAALTVHAARRGLSFTLTWWSFTFPVGTCVTGASALGAATGAVVFSGLAVLLYVALLVAWVTVAVHTVRGVASGRLLAG
- a CDS encoding CynX/NimT family MFS transporter encodes the protein MPRDSLDSYEHDLELEIDGAAEFRAPVMAAGGVLLAVAVVLTALNLRPAITSVGPLLGDMRTALGASGVWAGVLTTMPGLCFAAAGLTAPWLARKLGLGWAISLALSVLTVGLLVRVLDGALVVLAGTLIATGGIALANVLIPVVIKGSFPARIGLMTGIYTAALQGGGALGSAATAPLQDMLGGWREALGSWAVLALVALAMWLVGARSIHGARTAAPTASGKGRSLLRNPLAWTVTLFFGCQSFLAYIVMGWLPEVFIDSGVEKTDAGLLVGLASLLAVPISLVVAPLAARQSGQTGWIVGLGVVGFAGMIGLLVDPGAAPLLWTVLVGLGMSVFSLALTVIALRARTADDTAKLSGMAQGFGYLLAGLGPFAFGLLHDATGGWTAPWVMVLAVYLVQMGAGALAGRNRYV
- a CDS encoding FadR/GntR family transcriptional regulator, yielding MPLATTRRTGLVDQVIEQLRASVSSGEWPIGTKIPTEPELAEALGVGRNTLREAVRALAHGGILEVRQGDGTYVRATSEVSGALSRLCGSELREVLQVRRCLEVEGARLAATARTDADLAELRTFLERTETSDHADFVRSDTAFHLAVVRASHNGVLIELYRGLIEAISASVATTSATPDGMFSHRGLVEAIAAGDVERAGREAGEFLDALLAGMPAQSD
- a CDS encoding sensor histidine kinase; the encoded protein is MRVLSLRTIVIVAALSVVVLVLTLGTWVWIGVTNDQYSQLDRRLDSLSSLGDVSTLLNSTRQADADDVGPDDGGLVRTAYIGGVTVSVPSDIVLPHLENGYANTTIDGVEYRVRTFTAGPATIALGAPLAETQRRIDELHLRVVLICAGVVAGTVVVGWVISLVMINPFRLLAQQARAINAQSNPEEVKVRGVREAVEIAEAVEGMLARIGSEQERTKAALESARDFAAVASHELRTPLTAMRTNLEVLSTLDMTPEQRQEVIGDVMRTQSRIEATLTALERLAQGELTTVEDFVPMDVTELLDRAAHDAQHTYPGLKATLMPSPTVLMLGMPAGLRLVIDNAIANAVKHGGATEIRLSAVSSADDVEIAVDDNGSGVPEAERAEVFERFARGSTASRSGSGLGLALVAQQAELHGGTAALEESPLGGARLLLRLPLNRSKGEDAPF